Within Pseudomonas tructae, the genomic segment CTGCACTGGGCGGTTGCGATCAAACTCCGCCAGTTGGCTGAGCAATGTGCGTTGCAGGCGGTCCAGTTGTGGGCGCAATTGTTTTCCGAGGTCAATGCGCTGTGTGTCTGGCGCACTGCCAACGGCATGCCAGCGAGACAGGGCGCTGTACTGCAACAGCTTGTTGGCTTCGATCTGGTCGGCAAAGAAACGGGCGGCCCGTTGCCCATCCACTCCAAAGCGCACGGCTTGCGCCTGGGCATTGGCAATGACTTGCTGCTCGCGCTCCGGCGCAGCTACCGGCTGGCCCGAGTCCCACTTGTTCAGGGCGACCGCTTCGGCGATGTCCAGGCGTTGATTCACGCTCTCAAGCAGGCGTGACAGGGCAGTTGGCGGTGCAGGCGTTGTGGCGCAACCGTGCAAGAGCAGAGTTGACGTCAGCAGCAGGGGAAGCAGGGGCGTGCGCATGGCGAGGGTCCGTAGCGGCAAAACAGTAGTGTGCAGCTTTGCGCGGCTTTTACCTGTCGGTCAATGCCGACAAGAATGTCAGAAAAACAAAAGGCCTCCCGGAGGAGGCCTTTGTCACACTACGCCGCTTGTGCGGGCGTCACTGAATCAGCAGCTGTAGTACAGCTCGTATTCCAGTGGGTGCACGAAGGTGCGCACTT encodes:
- a CDS encoding chorismate mutase, coding for MRTPLLPLLLTSTLLLHGCATTPAPPTALSRLLESVNQRLDIAEAVALNKWDSGQPVAAPEREQQVIANAQAQAVRFGVDGQRAARFFADQIEANKLLQYSALSRWHAVGSAPDTQRIDLGKQLRPQLDRLQRTLLSQLAEFDRNRPVQCQATLARSIDQLDKNPQQSLALIRATTHLCSPL